A genomic region of Pseudoalteromonas rubra contains the following coding sequences:
- a CDS encoding DUF7684 family protein, with protein sequence MNDENMVVTTWHDDEPLSEVFWFAKHLASHPYYELRDTLVIHISSGEPRKQEFGELLKNA encoded by the coding sequence TTGAATGATGAAAATATGGTTGTAACAACTTGGCATGATGATGAGCCGCTGTCAGAAGTATTTTGGTTTGCAAAACATTTAGCATCACACCCTTACTATGAACTTAGAGATACGCTAGTTATTCATATCTCTAGCGGCGAGCCACGCAAACAAGAGTTCGGCGAACTTTTAAAAAACGCATAA